One genomic window of Pempheris klunzingeri isolate RE-2024b chromosome 12, fPemKlu1.hap1, whole genome shotgun sequence includes the following:
- the tnfaip3 gene encoding tumor necrosis factor alpha-induced protein 3 has product MSQGQNFLPKFLFVSNLLKAVKIRQRVPNDVVKPATSGGLMHHLRGMHRYTLEMIAMNHFPQAFREVVQAAILDRAMQASLEQEKKLNWCREVKKMVPLRTNGDGNCLLHAASQYMLGVQDTDLVLRKALHGVLKETDTGVFRARFQAELVQSQEFTQTGLRYTTTNWEEEWEKIVKMASPVSSSNGLQFDSLEDIHIFILSNILRRPIIVIADQVVRSMKSGSSISPLNVGGIYLPLHWPPTECYKYPIVLGYDSQHFAPLITIKDSGPEIRAVPLINPGRGGFEELKVHFLMEKEQQQKERLLKDYLLLIEIPVIGLGYDATRIINAARLDEGNLPEDMNLMEDYLQLVNHEYQRWQEDKEQAWAAQPQRPPPFSVSQLSLIEIRCATPRCTFYVSVDTQPHCHECFEKRQATTGGGARIEGVVQTKGGGVQGGIGVIGGSETEGSSRGARSSSPPSSSSGRGVVVSSPRSAPPTAPSLSLYSETHAMKCKTPGCLFTLSVEHDGLCERCFNSRQNHGPPGAGTAATGLPGPNGGPVVPHPVQGSGWTQWGGCETETERCSMCRQEAFRIFNGLCPPCMQRQQAPERGEPQQNNPRTEASSSAWSQARDTERPCLTLTPGHTSAWQAPLARPCKRSGCQFFGTPEKLGFCTICYVDYQTNHHLTPPPAPVQSRHGLEAGFQNASRCRGPGCGAVGKAMLEGYCDKCYVKEQSARLNQVAHRTPHSPPLVMRDRAAKPRSSQQSQTQTQTQCRRSGCSNVSPGCTDLCPECHTRGQGREAGRRAQAPKEKSKQRCRTQGCDHYANQEKQGYCNECDHFKQIYRG; this is encoded by the exons ATGTCGCAGGGTCAGAACTTCCTCCCCAAATTCCTGTTTGTGTCCAACCTGCTGAAGGCGGTGAAGATCCGTCAGCGAGTGCCCAACGACGTGGTGAAGCCGGCGACCAGTGGAGGCCTGATGCACCACCTGCGGGGTATGCACCGTTACACGCTGGAGATGATCGCCATGAACCACTTCCCGCAGGCCTTCAGGGAGGTGGTGCAGGCCGCCATCCTGGACCGAGCCATGCAGGCCTCgttggagcaggagaagaaacTCAACTGGTGTCGGGAGGTGAAGAAGATGGTGCCCTTACGTACCAATG GAGATGGGAACTGTTTGCTCCATGCAGCCTCTCAGTACATGCTGGGTGTTCAAGACACAGATCTGGTGCTTCGAAAAGCCCTCCACGGTGTTTTGAAAGAGACTGACACGGGTGTCTTTAGAGCTCGCTTCCAGGCAGAGCTGGTCCAGTCCCAGGAGTTCACCCAAACTGGACTCCGATACACCACCACG AActgggaggaggagtgggaaaAGATTGTGAAGATGGCGTCTCCTGTCTCCAGTAGCAACGGCCTCCAGTTCGACTCTCTGGAGGACATTCacatcttcatcctctccaaCATTCTCCGCAGACCCATCATCGTCATCGCAG ACCAGGTGGTCAGGAGTATGAAATCTggttcctccatctctcctctgaATGTGGGTGGGATTTATCTGCCGCTACACTGGCCGCCCACCGAGTGCTACAAATACCCAATAGTACTAGGCTACGACTCCCAGCACTTTGCACCCCTCATCACCATCAAAGACAGCGGCCCAG AGATCCGAGCAGTACCACTGATCAACCCAGGACGAGGGGGCTTCGAGGAGCTGAAGGTTCACTTCCTGATGGAgaaagaacagcagcagaaagagaggCTTCTCAAAGACTACCTTCTACTGATAGAGATCCCCGTCATAGGCTTGGGCTACGATGCCACACGGATCATCAATGCTGCACG GCTGGATGAGGGCAACCTTCCCGAAGACATGAACCTGATGGAGGACTACCTGCAACTTGTCAACCATGAGTACCAGCGCTGGCAGGAGGACAAGGAGCAGGCATGGGCTGCCCAGCCGCAGCGCCCACCGCCCTTCTCCGTCTCCCAACTCTCCCTCATCGAGATCCGCTGTGCGACACCACGATGCACCTTTTATGTCTCTGTGGACACGCAGCCTCATTGCCATGAATGCTTTGAGAAGCGTCAGGCTACTACTGGTGGAGGAGCGAGGATAGAGGGAGTGGTTCAGACCAAGGGAGGAGGCGTACAAGGTGGGATAGGAGTGATCGGGGGATCAGAGACTGAGGGGAGCTCCAGAGGTGCTCGAAGCAGCAgccccccatcctcctcctctgggagAGGGGTAGTTGTCTCCAGCCCCCGTTCAGCCCCACCCACAGCTCCCAGCCTCAGCCTGTACAGTGAAACTCATGCCATGAAGTGCAAGACACCCGGCTGCCTCTTTACCCTTAGCGTGGAGCATGATGGACTTTGTGAGCGCTGCTTCAACTCCAGGCAGAACCACGGACCCCCTGGAGCTGGAACAGCTGCTACAGGACTCCCAGGCCCCAATGGGGGGCCTGTAGTCCCTCACCCGGTCCAGGGCTCTGGCTGGACCCAGTGGGGGGGGTGTGAGACGGAGACAGAGCGCTGCAGCATGTGCAGACAGGAGGCGTTCAGGATATTCAATGGCCTGTGTCCACCCTGCATGCAGAGACAGCAGGCTCCAGAGAGGGGAGAGCCACAGCAGAACAACCCCAGGACGGAAGCCTCATCTTCAGCTTGGAGCCAGGCCAGGGACACTGAGCGCCCGTGCCTCACCCTAACCCCAGGGCACACCTCAGCCTGGCAAGCCCCTCTGGCACGACCTTGTAAAAGATCTGGCTGCCAGTTCTTTGGGACGCCAGAGAAGTTGGGTTTCTGCACTATTTGCTACGTAGACTATCAGACCAACCACC ACCTGACCCCTCCCCCTGCCCCGGTCCAGAGCCGGCATGGTTTGGAGGCAGGCTTCCAGAACGCCTCACGGTGTCGTGGGCCTGGGTGTGGTGCGGTTGGCAAGGCAATGCTGGAGGGCTACTGCGACAAGTGCTACGTCAAAGAGCAAAGCGCACGGCTCAACCAAGTGGCACATCGCACCCCCCACTCCCCTCCTCTGGTCATG CGTGACCGGGCAGCCAAACCCAGATCTTCGCAGCAAtcccagacccagacccagactCAGTGCCGGCGGAGTGGCTGCAGTAATGTGTCCCCGGGTTGCACAGACCTCTGTCCAGAGTGCCACACGCGTGGCCAGGGCAGAGAGGCGGGCAGGCGGGCGCAGGCGCCCAAGGAAAAGTCCAAGCAGCGGTGCAGGACACAGGGCTGTGACCACTACGCCAACCAAGAGAAACAGGGCTACTGCAATGAGTGTGACCACTTCAAACAGATTTACCGCGGCTGA